The Chitinophagaceae bacterium DNA segment AATTTTATGTTAGTTTATGAAGTAATAATAAAAAAATGAAAAAGAAAGCTTATTTATTGATAACACTGTTTTTCGGGCTTCTTTTAGGCTTGTATAGCTGTGGAGGTGAAAGTAATCAAAGAGGTGTTCACAGGCCTGAAGCACCCAATACAGCAAACCTGACTGCTCAGCAAAAGGAAGGCTTGAGAATTTATGATATTCATTGTAAAACCTGTCACGGAGCAAAAGGAAATCTTAAGCTAAGCGGAGCTTCTGATTTAACCATTTCAGTATTGTCCATGGAAGAGTCAATAGAAGTAATATCAGAGGGGAGAGGGGCAATGATGCCATTCAAAATATTTTTAAATGAAAGTGAATTAGAAGCAGTGGCTTCCTATGTACATCTTTTTAGAAATTAAAAATATGAGTAAAAATATTTTAATCTTGGGGAGCGGAATGGTTGGTTGTTTGATAGCAGTTGAGCTTCATAAAAATCATAAAGTAACTGTAATTGATGCTTCATCCGAAAACTTAAAGAGCTTAGACAGTTATGAAGATATCAAAAAAATACACCGGCGGGTCAATTTTGATGATATGTCAGAATTAGAAATCGATAAATATGATTTAATAGTTGGAGCTCTGCCAGGCAGTATTGGCTTTAAAACAGCCCAAAAAGTTTTAGGTCTAGGAAAAAATTACATAGATATTTCTTTTTTTCCGGAGGATCCGCTTCAGTTAGATGCATTAGCAAAAGAAAAAAATGTAGTTTTTATTCCGGATATTGGGGTTGCGCCCGGACTCAGCAATTTAGTTGCAGCTAATTATGCATACAATCATTCAATTAATTTTTTTAAATGCATGGTTGGGGGATTGCCCAAAACCAGAAATTGGCCATTTGAGTATAAAGCTCCTTTTTCTCCTTTGGATGTAATTGAAGAATATATCAGACCGGCGCGTATTAAAAGAAATGGAAAGGAGGTTGTTTTTGACCCGCTGACTGAAATTGAAAATTTCGATGTAAAAAACATAGGTACTTTAGAATGTTTCTTATCAGATGGTTTGAGAACATTACTTCATACTTTGGATATTGAAAATATGGAAGAAAAAACAGTCAGATATCCGGGTTATGCGCAAAAAATTCAGATGTTCAAATCGCTTGGATTTTTTGATGAGCAGAAAATTGAAGTTGACGGGCAAAGTATTACTCCAAGAGAATTTACGAGCAAGCTTCTTTTTGAAAACTGGAAGTTAGGTGAAAATGAAGAGGAATTTACTTACATGAGAATTGATATGCATTCCGATAAAAAGAAGTTTCAATTTGAGCTGTATGATGACACCAAAGATGGATTCAGTTCCATGTCGAGAACTACGGGTTACACATGCACTGCCGTAGCTGAAGCCTTTCTGTCGGGTAAGATAAAGCCTGATGCCGGAGTTGTCCCACCGGAATACTTGGTAAAAGACAAAAGTGCTTATGCGTTTATATTGAACTATTTAAGCAATAAAGATATTAAGATTCATGTTACTGAAACGGAATTATGAGACTATACAAAAGCAAAGATGAAAAGGGTTTGCAAAAATCTGAATGTTTATTTATTTCTGACGGAAACTTTGTTTTTAAGGCGATAAAAGAAGACGATGAGAGTTATCAGCCCGGAAACTGTGAGCTGATAATTGAAGGTAGTAAAGTGTACAG contains these protein-coding regions:
- a CDS encoding saccharopine dehydrogenase produces the protein MYIFLEIKNMSKNILILGSGMVGCLIAVELHKNHKVTVIDASSENLKSLDSYEDIKKIHRRVNFDDMSELEIDKYDLIVGALPGSIGFKTAQKVLGLGKNYIDISFFPEDPLQLDALAKEKNVVFIPDIGVAPGLSNLVAANYAYNHSINFFKCMVGGLPKTRNWPFEYKAPFSPLDVIEEYIRPARIKRNGKEVVFDPLTEIENFDVKNIGTLECFLSDGLRTLLHTLDIENMEEKTVRYPGYAQKIQMFKSLGFFDEQKIEVDGQSITPREFTSKLLFENWKLGENEEEFTYMRIDMHSDKKKFQFELYDDTKDGFSSMSRTTGYTCTAVAEAFLSGKIKPDAGVVPPEYLVKDKSAYAFILNYLSNKDIKIHVTETEL
- a CDS encoding cytochrome c encodes the protein MKKKAYLLITLFFGLLLGLYSCGGESNQRGVHRPEAPNTANLTAQQKEGLRIYDIHCKTCHGAKGNLKLSGASDLTISVLSMEESIEVISEGRGAMMPFKIFLNESELEAVASYVHLFRN